A genomic stretch from Lathyrus oleraceus cultivar Zhongwan6 chromosome 2, CAAS_Psat_ZW6_1.0, whole genome shotgun sequence includes:
- the LOC127121695 gene encoding uncharacterized protein LOC127121695: MPAKFKLPEFEKYKGSSCPQTHLVMYVRKMSMYTNDQRMLIHCFQDSLTGAALRWYMGLDSSQIKTFNDLGEAFIKHYKYNLDNVPDRDQLRPMQQREKETFREYAQRWREIAAQVVPPMEEKEMTKVFLKTLDTFYYERMIASAPTDFTNMVNMGVRLEEAVREGRLVREGSSSSSGAKRYGGFMKKKEQETNAVSYNHPRRINYPYHSQHQHIAAVTPVITSAPVQVQYPQQRTNRFQQNTQYQQQHQPQQHQHQLQQRPPQQQRRTNFDPIPMSYAELYPALITKNLVQPRPRPLVPEVLPWWYKPEVSCPFHQNAPGHDLDNCFALKLEVQKLTRAGILTFKNMGPNVKDNPMPSHGPSSVNNIEVCLNEQSVTKIEEIQRSLVEIHSVLYAHGLFQHDHQICGTCSVNSRGCRKIQDDLQGVLDQDLIQISRQVSSPESQEQEVNVIIPCFNIPEKVEIAYHPREPVVICPPGPMPYTSDKAVPYRYAATIIENGKEVEIKTLASVTNIAANSRMTRSGRVFAPPVIPSRNVEKDPVVVVPVTREAEGQISNSTLDKETDELLRIIKLSDYKVVDQLLQTPSKISILSLLLNSAVHREALLKVLDQAFVEQDITAEQFNNVVGSITSCNGLGFCDEELPEEGKNHNFALHISANCQGDSLSNILIDTGSSLNVMPKSTLLKLKYKGGQMRHSGIIMKAFDGSRKTVIGEVDLPIGIGPHVFQITFQVMDIVPAYSCLLGRPWIHEAGAITSTLHQKLKFVKNGQIVTVNGEQAMLISHLSSFSVIEVDETAVQTPFQALTIDDYKKSEGSIASFKDAQQIVKTGPTEIWGKVIELPENVNHTGLGFVDGKQVQISVVRPFKDIFHSSGFINMVAVEEDTFEKKTEDEGPKFVTPGGTEREVPIAALNMGRTEGETIVIV, translated from the coding sequence ATGCCAGCAAAATTTAAACTACCAgaatttgaaaagtacaaaggaagTTCTTGTCCACAGACCCATTTGGTTATGTATGTGCGAAAGATGTCAATGTACACCAACGACCAAAGGATGCTCATTCATTGTTTTCAAGACAGCCTTACCGGTGCAGCTTTACGCtggtatatgggattagacagtTCTCAGATCAAGACTTTCAACGATTTAGGCGAGGCATTTATCAAACATTACAAATACAACCTTGATAATGTGCCAGACCGAGATCAGTTGAGGCCCATGCAACAAAGAGAAAAGGAGACATTCCGTGAATACGCGCAAAGGTGGCGCGAAATTGCAGCACAGGTTGTTCCACCtatggaagaaaaggagatgacgaAAGTGTTCTTAAAGACTCTTGATACTttttattacgagaggatgattgCAAGCGCTCCTACAGACTTTACTAACATGGTAAACATGGGAGTCCGTTTAGAGGAAGCAGTTCGAGAAGGGCGTCTAGTCAGAGAAGGAAGTTCATCTTCAAGCGGGGCAAAGAGGTACGGCGGTTTTATGAAAAAGAAGGAACAAGAAACTAATGCTGTGTCCTATAATCATCCAAGAAGGATCAATTATCCTTACCATTCCCAACACCAACATATAGCAGCCGTGACTCCAGTAATCACTTCCGCTCCAGTTCAAGTCCAATACCCTCAGCAGCGTACCAACCGCTTCCAACAGAAtactcagtatcagcaacaacatcaacctcaacaacatcaacatcagtTACAACAACGTCCACCACAACAGCAAAGAAGAAccaattttgatccaattccaatgtcatatgcagaattgtatccagCTTTGATCACTAAAAACCTTGTGCAACCACGACCACGACCTCTTGTACCAGAAGTGCTACcttggtggtacaagccagaggTATCTTGTCCCTTTCATCAGAATGCTCCAGGTCATGACTTAGACAACTGTTTTGCTTTAAAGTTGGAAGTACAGAAGTTGACAAGAGCAGGTATCCTGACCTTCAAGAACATGGGTCCCAATGTGAAGGACAATCCAATGCCAAGTCATGGTCCTTCATCAGTGAACAATATAGAAGTTTGTCTCAATGAACAAAGTGTTACGAAGATAGAGGAGATTCAGCGGTCTTTGGTTGAAATTCATTCTGTTTTATATGCTCATGGTCTATTCCAACATGACCACCAGATCTGTGGTACATGTTCAGTCAATTCAAGAGGTTGTAGAAAGATTCAAGATGATTTGCAAGGCGTCCTGGATCAGGATTTGATTCAGATTTCTAGACAAGTGAGTTCTCCAGAATCACAAGAACAAGAGGTGAATGTCATCATTCCTTGCTTCAACATTCCAGAGAAAGTAGAGATAGCTTATCATCCGAGGGAGCCAGTGGTGATTTGCCCTCCGGGCCCAATGCCTTACACTTCAGATAAAGCGGTCCCCTACCGCTATGCAGCAACTATTATTGAGAACGGTAAAGAGGTCGAGATTAAAACCTTAGCCTCAGTTACCAATATCGCAGCAAATAGCCGAATGACGCGCAGTGGCCGCGTGTTCGCTCCGCCGGTTATCCCAAGTAGAAATGTTGAGAAAGATCCAGTAGTCGTGGTACCAGTGACAAGAGAAGCAGAAGGGCAAATAAGCAATTCAACCCTTGACAAAGAAACAGATGAACTACTCAGAATTATCAAGCTCAGTGACTACAAAGTGGTAGATCAGTTGCTacagacaccgtcaaaaatctcgaTCCTGTCCTTATTATTGAACTCAGCTGTCCACAGAGAAGCACTACTGAAGGTGCTTGATCAAGCCTTTGTAGAACAGGATATAACAGCAGAGCAGTTCAACAATGTTGTAGGCAGCATCACTTCGTGCAATGGCTTAggcttttgtgatgaagaactgCCAGAAGAAGGAAAGAATCACAACTTCGCTCTCCATATCTCAGCCAATTGTCAAGGGGATTCTTTGTCTAATATCCTAATTGACACCGGTTCATCTCTGAATGTCATGCCCAAGTCTACCTTGTTGAAGCTAAAGTATAAAGGAGGGCAAATGCGGCACAGTGGAATTATTATGAAAGCGTTCGATGGATCAAGAAAAACAGTCATTGGAGAAGTTGATTTGCCTATTGGTATTGGACCACACGTattccagatcactttccaggttatggacataGTGCCAGCTTATAGCTGTCTGCTCGGAcgcccatggattcatgaggcgggTGCCATTACATCCACGttacaccaaaagttaaagtttgtcaagaatgggcAAATAGTGACGGTTAATGGGGAGCAGGCTATGCTGATTAGCCACCTTTCATCGTTTAGTGTGATAGAAGTAGACGAGACGGCTGTTCAAACTCCATTTCAGGCTCTGACCATCGATGATTACAAGAAAAGTGAAGGTTCAATCGCGTCATTCAAAGACGCCCAGCAGATTGTCAAGACAGGTCCTACAGAAATATGGGGCAAGGTGATAGAGTTGCCAGAAAACGTTAACCATACAGGATTAGGCTTTGTTGATGGAAAACAAGTGCAGATTTCAGTGGTGCGACCTTTCAAAGATATCTTTCACAGCAGTGGGTTTATCAACATGGTAGCAGTTGAAGAGGATACTTTTGAGAAAAAGACAGAAGACGAAGGCCCCAAATTTGTGACACCagga